The DNA segment gtatgtgtgtgtatatatatatatgtatgtatgtatataagaatgtatgtatgtatgtgtgtgtatgtatgtgtgtgtgtatatgtatgtatgtatataagaatgtatgtatgtgtgtgtatgtatgtgtgtgtgtatatgtatatatgtatgtatataagaatgtatgtatgtgtgtgtatgtatgtgtgtgtgtatatgtatgtatgtatgtatataagaatgtatgtatgtgtgtgtgtatatgcatgtatataagaatgtatgtgtgtgtgtatatatatgtatgtatgtatataagaatgtgtgtatgtgtgtgtatatgtatgtatgtatgtatataacaatgtatgtgtgtgtgtgtatatatgtatgtatataagaatgtatgtatgtgtgtgtatgtatgtgtgtgtatatatatgtatgtatgtatatacatgtatacacacacatacgcaaacccacacatacatatatatacagggtacggTAAGTAAAATGTCGCCATTTTACATTTTCGGTtttgcacatgtgcattgtttggattttgattttgtcaactacacagcatagtagggtcagttgggcaccgtctgtgagaaaaacagcaacatGACACAATTCgttctgctagaaatttggaaacaacatgctgtactgcttggcattcatgccaaaAGCTCCaacatgaacatttcagagtgtttgggtgtcaatttgaGGACAGTGCGGAGGATTCAGGAAGAGTTGGacgagtctaatggtgattacaaaggtagggcagcttggaaaactcactctgattcttctaataagaaaagaactcctgattttgttggtgagatccaggccatgattgacaatgatcattccaagtcaatcaggtccatcaccaaggacatgggagtgtctgagtctCTTATCAggcttcaagtgaactacaacactctgatatccatatatatatatattatatatatataatatatatatatatatatatatatatatatattgttatatatattgttatatttcgaaatggtcatattgccagtttagccaatataaaaaatcttgcacaacaaatatttaaacgtatatatatatatatatatatatatgtatgtatgtatatatagtcacaatGAGGTTACTTAAACTTCTTACAGGGATATTTTATCAAAGATACactcatttaatatattttgatgaaatatttcttcaatgaatatattatataaaatatcataaaatatcaaacattattgttgagttagaaaacagagagatctaatggatacaaattaatttattaattggtgaatatgttgattaattaataaagtaatttgtatccattagctCTCTCAGTTTTCCAACTCgacaatctacacacacacacacacacacacacacacacacacacacacacatatgtatgtatgtatgtatgtatgtatgtatgtatgtatgtataaaccatAAAATTAAGGAGATGTGAGtggtaaatttatatttattcttttatttgtttctgtcatttgaccatggccatgctggagtttaTCACATAACATCTTAAGGATTAACCCATTTTGAAACCTTCTCCATGAAGTATTAATTTCAATGAATTTCTGAGTCTGTTGTGATTAAGCTGGTTGGTGGTATACTGAGGTTGGCGTGATTAGCGTGATTAGCGTGATTAGCGTGATTAGCGTGATTGATAACATTTTCAGGTCccttatgtacatattttttccatttcttgcttttttttctttttttttttggcaggtgGAGGAACCAGAATGGATTTGCGGAGATATGTCAGTGCCGATGATCTTTTACATTTGTATGAAAGAGATAAAACTCCAAGACAAAAGCAATCCACTGGACGGAAATATCGGACTCTACAACGAACTAACGAACATCTCCCTTCACCTCTTCTTGATTCTCCAAAAATGAACATGGACTTGGCACCGTTGTCTCCATCGAGAACAGCAGAGAATCATAACTTAAGCTCAGCTGTAAAAAGTGCTTACATCAGTAATGAATACCTGAGAATAAGGGATTTCATAAACCGAACGGATCCAGACATATTGCAACAAATTCTTCTCAGAACACTGGAGTACCGTAACTCAAAGGACATTATAGCCCTGGGCATTATTTTCCCCCGTAACCACTTCTCAACATACAACAACTACCACTGTGCCCGCTGCCACAAACAATATAACCCGATGGACAGGGAGCATTGTTTGTTGCGCCATTCAGTTCAGTATGTGCGTAAAATTCAACAAGACGACCGAGGGTCGAATTTTTTCTGTCGGCTCTGTGGTAAAACTTTCTATCTTAAGAATGTCTTCATTTATACAGAGAAAATAACGAATCAAAACACGGGTTATTGTTTTGTTGGTCTGCACACCAATGATGCTCGTCTCGTTAAATATGGAGGGGAGGCAAAGACCTGTGAGGAATATGGTTGCGTAGAATTTTACGTGTGAGCCTTTGACACTAACCTTAGCCAGTGGCACCAATAAGGTAGCCTCTTCAGGGTTGGCTGGCCTGCCTGCTAAACATAGCAGCCATATATCTTCAAGTCACATCCTACTATCTTGAAAATAAAAGGGAAAGGAAGACATATTTGATAATGTACAATGAGAGAAACAGTCTGAAAAGCTGGAGGGTCAAGGATGGAAGGCTTTTTTACCATTGATTATTTTGATGCCTAATTCAGCAGCAGCTTAACAGTAACACCAGGGTTATTTTTACAATTGATTCATGTATTGTATTTTAGTGACCCCTAAGTATAATTCCAAACCCAATAATAGCTTTGACCCCACCAGACTCCAACCCAtattctaaaaatgaacccaaatgTTAGCTTTTGAAGTTTTCAATCAGTCGATAAAGTCAGGGAACACAAAGTCTTTCTGCAGCATTTCACAACTGGGTAGGAAAGGAGGCTTCCATGAATTGAGGCTCCTGCAAGAAATATTACTATACTTTAAACCTTAACTGTGACCCTAACCCTCaaatcaaaacaatgtgagttatatgaaataagaaaagtcaatagtaaatatttttatgttgattTTTTGACATTTTGGGCTTAAGATTCCTTCTTCAGGAAATCTCCAGCGATTTGGTGTCATAAGCTGGCTTTTCTATTCTGTAGTGTGTCTGTACAGAGGGGCTGCTTTGCATGCACGGGACAGCATTTCTGTAATAGCCAGACAGCTGTGTGCTACTAAGTCCTGTTGTTTATACAGGGTTTggttttgttgatgatgatggcttctTTTATTCTCAGGTTTCCAACTTTTCATTCCATGATATCAGTTGAAAGCTGGATGACTTGAGTATGGCATTCCAGTaggtaataaacatatataattacaagTTTTATGAATAAGATTTCCTTGATAGATGGAACATATTTCAAGAGATGCCCGAGGTTGGAAAATTCTGACCTTAGAATGATgcaaaataaataagcaaataaataaataaataaataaaacataatatctAAATTTAAACCATTAACCAATAGGGAAACTAAATTACTACAACAACATTTGCTGTGAGGAACACAATGACCAGTACAATTATAAGAACAcctataacaacagcaacaacaacatcaagtgaGCATCGAAGTAACCACTAGACCTgccagaaataacaactaaatcttcaTTAAATTGTACCCTACCATCTTATACAAAGAAAGAACACAAAGAAAATCTAGATACCTTTAGAAGACAGGGTGGCTATGCCTGGAATGCATTTTATCATAGAGTGGCTTAAtcatggttgacctggggctaaacaacgtcAGTAGCAACATCCACTTTATGGGTCAATGAAGGGGCCTCTACATGATCATTTGAtctcctagaaataacagctaaatctcccataAATCACATCCTAGAGTTATAGTATAGACCTATGTCACACTCTactttaaaaaatcataaaattgtGAAACCAGTTAAAGTTCATGTAAATAAATCTTCTTAAAGACTCCAAGTGCATGTTcaacttcatttctttttacttctattcacgtatatctatctatctatctatctatctatctatctatatatataaatatatatatatatatatatatatatatatatatactactaaagCTCTGTGAATGCTTGTTTGCGTtcttgtctgtaatttaatacaaCCAAACCagcacataatgggaaaatactctgaaagtaaggcacccctgaaatgtgaatacaaatggaataaaacaagtttcatgtAATTCATGAACCACGAATTCCTGAGATAGACAAGTTTTTTGGGTTTGCTTCCACAAATTTAAACAGTGAAAcctggagttatttccctttactgTGAACACCTTTATAAATAGCCAAGCCAGCACAGAATAGAAAAATACTCTGAACGCAAGTCCCCATTGAGATGcgaatacaaatggaataaaataaattttgcttaAATTGGACTACAGGTTCCCAAGATATGGGTACTTTGTACTTTTGGTGACCCAATGGGTTACAGACAgtccagtatatatatgtgtgtgtatatatatatatatatatatagtatatatagtatgtgtgtatatatatatatatacacacatatagtatgtgtgtgtgtatatatatatatatatagtatatatagtatgtgtatatatatatatatatatatatatatatatatataaatacatacttacacacacatgtataccaaAATGAGAGATTGGaaaatttattcaccattacatgtgtttcatttgctaataggagttacaaaacCATATATGTTGTGgaaaacatgtaagatatctccCATTAGAAATTCTCTGTCAGAAAGATTtctaataagagatatatattttctacttcaTGTATGGTTTTGTACcttctattagcaaatgaaacacatgtaatggggaataaatactacaaaaatattttccagcTCCTGTTTTGATACTGTTACtctgcagaaaatattttccagtgTTTTCAACTCTTTTGTATAATTCACAGAAAAATAACAACCACACACTGGATTGTAATACTGACATAAGCAGATGGACTTTGagaggacacagcttggatttcaaccctgtttacacacacacatttatacacacagttcaaatttacagaaaacaaaagccaAAGACAAGTGGAAAAACAAGCAGTTATATTAGATTAatgttcaggaagaatggaaaagtctttgacatttcaagTCTGTgctcttttatatacacacacacatgcatatatatacatataataataataataataataataattgtgtacagtgctcaggtgcactacaactcatctaaagtgtatatataaccaggtgtagtttcggcggatttcggaaagcatgagggccttaaaggatgcagtgtcatggcagtcaacaactgacgcaggcagtttattccatgcttcagcaactctgagcgtgaagaaatgtttccgaaagtcatgggagctgtgctgttttctgactttgtaggcatgtccacgtgtgttggacacatggagatcaaaaaggtgttcagtgttgttgttggtgaggtggttgataactttgtgggtgtttaccaagtccgtcgccagacgccggagcttcagtgaatccatgcccagggaaacaaggcgctcagaatatggtaggtgtctgatggagggtatgcgtttggttgcatgtctctggacagattccaggaggtcaatgttctgagcaagatatgggttccaaactgatgatgcgaattccaagtgtggtcgtaccatagctgtatacagctttaaatagatggctggagagcggctaacaaaagtcttgctgagtgatgccgcATGCTATGGCTGGCCTTGGCCCCCAAAAAGTAAAACATTCAACAAAGTTATAATAATTTACTGATGAAGAGTAATAAGACCCTTGAAATGGTAGTGAAAATGGTTATCGCAATCGAAAAGATGGATGAATTACTGAAGAAGAAGAGTTTCGCTGAAGCGGCagaagtaaagaagaaagagGTGAAGCTGGCAAATATGAAAAGAGACGAAAAAATGGCATGCAAAGCGGGTGGTGACGCTAGGCTGTCACCACCCcagaagaaaatagaagaaattaatAGAAAGACTGTGATATACAAAGTCTACTTAGTACAGAACAGAAAAATCGAACACATGGAAGAAGGAATTTTAGAAAAGGCATTATGTTCAGTCTGGCCAGAGGGAATAAGTACGGAACTATCATAGTCCCCTACGGAACAGAAGAAAAAGCAGGAGAAAAAGGGGTAAAAACAATAAAGAGATGGAGAAGGTATGGGAAGAAGGACGTTAAAGATAAAGGTGGAGGGAATTCCACTGGAAATTGATGTGGAGTGGATTGTGGAAGCTGTTCTCCTGGGAAGTGGAGAAGAAGTAGCCGTCCTCCAAGCTACAAAAACGGACGGCTTGGTTTGGAGAGGCCAAATGTTGGAACTAATAGTACAAGTGGAAGTTGAGACACTTGAAAATGTGGCAGAGACGGTATGGATAGAAGACCTGGGGTTgaaagtgtgggtggagggcaggacTCCACgttgttttaaatgtggccaaaaagGCCATATTAGAGCACACTGCTCTCAGCAGAAGCAGACGGAAGAAAGGATACCGGTAAAGACGCAAGaattggaaaaagaaagaaaaaaaggaagaaagataagACGAAGGGAAGATTGCTgaaggaaaaaggaagagaaaaaagagcaGTATACTGTGGAACCCCAAACCCTACCCACCCCGCCAAATTCTCTCTGCGACCCACCCCCTCACTTCCCCCTCCTAcattagcaaaaaagaaaaaaagaaacccataCGCAACACAGAACCAAGAGTGCGACTCCCCAAAGAAACACGGAACTAATTCAAAAAGTAACAAGCTGGGAAACCGCTAGATTTGTGAACCCTGAAAAATATCCTGAAACACTAGGGTGGTACATGTGTGTTCTGATCTCAGAAGCACAAAGGgaggaaatagaaaaatatataaaaaaaaaaaaggtgtgaaaatgtggaaaATACacgaggacataaaaaaaaaattccggaCAATATTGAATGTGTGGTTCTGTTGGGAAaataggtactactagcgaacagtggtcccggtgcgcgcatccgcgatagctagtcgtaagtagtcgatcctacaacgcctttttaaccctaaccctaaacctaaccttagtttgtttataaaaataatttatttacttagtttaaaaaattatttactttgcgttttatttactttgttggaaaaatattctttaattttctttgatttgtattcagccttgaaatacaaacataggtgcgagtcgttgtaggatcgactagttacgactagctagcgcggatgcgcgcaccgggaccactgttcgctagtagtaccggaAAAAAATGGAATCGACGTGAATAAAAGACTCCAAAAGAGTAAGCGATGATGCTGCTTGTAGAGGGTCAGGCTGTAcatttccattttccatttcatattatcattttataattttatttaaagttttgtgttatatgtccccacatgtcTTTGTGTTGTCCCATCTAtattggccccttgtgggcaataaaaaagtcACCTCTCTTCACTTTCTCGCTTACGCTGAGAAACCCTGCAAACTGGCAGCTCCCTGCGGATTTTCCTCCTGCTCGGAATTCACCTGTTATCTCCACAGGTAATGTACCTCACGCGAGCGGAACAGTAACGGACTACGTGCTGCCATACGGGTGGTTGTGGGGGACAATCCCCGAGAATGAGAGACTGAAATAAACAACCATTGAATTGCAGAAGCATCTTCTTTCGAGTTCCAGATCCTAAGACTACAGAAATAATTGTAATAGGAGAAGGAGATACTCCGCAGGTACCACGAACCTTCTAGTCCCATTATAGCCCGTACTTGTAAGGTACCTTCTTGTTATATCTTACGTATTTCGGAAATAACGGCTTAGGTACACCGTCCCAGCAGTGTGTACCCTGTAGAAATATGATTGTTTTCATCtgatataaaatgtatttgtCATGAACAATAATATTCTTTCcgacaatatttttttgttctgtACATCGGCTGAGCATGAAATCTATCGAAACTAATGTATAGTATTAGTTGTAAATACCCGAAGTAAAGAAATATCAATTACCAAGTgtttagtcacacacacacacacataagtacatagaaaagtggagagagagagaaagagaaaactaaGAGAGGACGAATCACAAAACCCGGAAATAAGACGCGACGTTCATTTCTCGAGAATTCCTATTCAGGACATTACATTATTTGCCAAAAATGAATGTTTACGAGAAATTTCGGCCACAAATTATCCGGAATCTCACTCAAATCGATGATGTTCTGGATTATTTACAGTCTGGTGAACATATCACAGAGAGCAATTATGAAAGTATAAgatcagaaaagaaagaaagcgacaaaATTCGAGAAATGTTGAACATTTTAACAAAAAGAAGTTGTCCTCCTCAAACGTTCGTGAAGATTCTTTCCGAAACAGGAAACGAATTTTTAGAGAAACTATTCCAAGAACACTTGaacatgaaaattgaaagaaaagttgttGAAGAAAAACCAAAGCCACCAGCAAGAGACAAACGGAGAGTATTTATTATGAAAGGTATGGACGCAGAcgacaaattacatgaatgtttTTCAAGAAAAAATCCAGACTGGGAAGTATCAAATCATTTAGGTTCTATAAACAAATTAAAGGAGGTAATTGGTTCCGTACCAGAGAATAAGTTcagttattttgatattattgtttcatGCGATGAAGATCGTAACCATATTACTAATGAAAGTCTGAAAACAATTTTGGCTCGTATTGAAAAAGAACTCTTACCGGAGTTTCCACCAAGCATCATCACTTTTTTGATTATTGTTGATGGGTATGATGATAAGGATTATGTTTTTCATTCCGACACAAAACCCGTGAGTTTTAGGGATGCTAAGATTCGCAAACCAGTCCTTAGAATATTGACAAGAAAGTTCTTGCATGGATTCCTAGAAGCTTTCTTAAAAGGTGAGGAAACgttcaatattttcattgctaAAAAATTCGATTTGGAAAACAATCTTATGAAAAATAATCCATCGGAAGGAAAAacagataaaaggaaaatatttattatgcAAGGTCTGGAACAAAACGAAATATTACGTGAATGTTTTTCAGGAAGTAATCCAGACTGGGAAGTATCAACTCTTTGTGGCTCTATAACCAAATTAATAAAGGAAATTGCTTCCATACCAGAGAATAAGTTcagttattttgatattattgttttatgcGATGAAGAGGGTAACCATATTACTAATGAAAGtctgaaaacaattttgccttgtATTGAAAACGAACTCTTACCGAAGTTTCCACCAAGCATCATCACTCTTttgattattgttaataataaagaGACTGAATCTAAGCCTGTGCAAGAATCCCCATCTGTGAATACGGACGATCTTCGAGATTCCAGGCCTGTGCAGGAATCCCAATCTGAGAATATGGACGATCTTCGAGATTCCAGGCCTGTGCAGGAATCCCAATCTGAGAATATGAATGACTTACCAGAATCCCAATCAGTGACTGGAGTACTCAAAGCAGACTCTTGCGAAAAATTCTTTAATGCTTTCACCGAAAGTAAAGAAATGTTCAATGTTTTTATTCGAAAAGCTGATACAAGAAAACAGCTAGGATTACAAGTTTATTGAAGGAAAGGACTTTGTTCATCTTGCAGTTTtaactgaacattttttttttattatactaaAAGCAAATTGACTGATGGTGCAATTAAAAACAGCACAAACTCCCATAAATGTTCAAGAATCACATCCAATAGTAAGGAATCCCCAAACATTTCAAAGGTAACTATAGAGGTTAACCACTTTAAATCTAATAAGTGCTGGCATTACTAAACAAGTTATACCAGTTATGTGTAACGAAGCACACCTCAACCTGGATATTTTTCTTCTCATACccttcagaaaaatggatatatattattgaaatttttactaaATACCTTTTAGGTGCTGAAGATCCTGAATATATAGGAATTTGAGGAAAAAAACAATTTCCAAGAGTATTTggagaggagttttggaaaattcatgcaagtcagttttattttttcataacttGCAAAAATTTGGGTGTATTTTAGTAAAATTTTCTGCAGATAGCTTTCAGATTGTGACTAACTCAGAGTTTGTTGTGGAAATACTGGGGGAGGAAGGATATTTCACTAACTCAACTGTGTTTCCTCATACTTgttagcttctcaaccacataggtctgggttcaatcccactgcatgtcacttgAGCAAATGTCTCCTACTGTAGACTGAGGGTGACCAAAGATTTGTCAGCagattagtagatggaaactgaaagaagcctgttgcatgtatatatatatatatatactttatttaaagcagcagaaaattcaagaaaacctgttactctgagtttcccgttgccgttcgttgGACAGattttgctgctttaaataaagcaaattactctaccactggtatttgagtactcttttttccaccttgtttcacatttatgtgtttactccggtatatatatatatatatatatatatatatcatgataatatatatgacatgcttctttcagtttccatcaatctctctctctctctctctattatatatatatatatatatatatatataacatacaaataagaaaatggagaaacaaatttagtttgttcatcatctTACGGATATTaatttggattatttattcattttacaaatgaggacATCAAAAGcatagaaaatattatataaatcaatagataagataataatacaaatacagattttaaaagtcatattatgAATTATTGAAATCCATATaattgatatcccatagtgggttacacccataacccctatcttactatatatatatatatatatatatatatatattttaagtggtCTACATCTTAGAATGTGCTTCTTATacagatttatgtttttctacaaacaatatatatatatatacatacatacaaacacacacatgtatatactatttagtgtgtgtatgggtgggtgaGTGTACATAGTTTCCTACAAGTAACCATGACATCCTAGTAAACAACCACCGAAGGGGTACTGTTTCTGCTATTATACATAAGGGGAAGAAACACCGAGTATTTTGTGGGAAATATATGAAAAACCATGAAGGATTGtgtgaaatatcaaaatatgagTCAATCTTGTTGATGCCCTTAACTTCTTTCGAACTATAATAATTCCATTGATCTTCAGCtgcttaataaatattttactctttttccgTAGGTTCTTCGATacaatttttatgtatttcattttataccAATTTCTAAAATCTGTTTTTTACTACAGTTTAAAGCTTGTTAAATAaaaatttctctttgttttcatttgttggtgtttgtgtttaGT comes from the Octopus sinensis linkage group LG26, ASM634580v1, whole genome shotgun sequence genome and includes:
- the LOC118768010 gene encoding uncharacterized protein LOC118768010, producing the protein MDLRRYVSADDLLHLYERDKTPRQKQSTGRKYRTLQRTNEHLPSPLLDSPKMNMDLAPLSPSRTAENHNLSSAVKSAYISNEYLRIRDFINRTDPDILQQILLRTLEYRNSKDIIALGIIFPRNHFSTYNNYHCARCHKQYNPMDREHCLLRHSVQYVRKIQQDDRGSNFFCRLCGKTFYLKNVFIYTEKITNQNTGYCFVGLHTNDARLVKYGGEAKTCEEYGCVEFYV
- the LOC118768008 gene encoding uncharacterized protein LOC118768008 isoform X1; this encodes MNVYEKFRPQIIRNLTQIDDVLDYLQSGEHITESNYESIRSEKKESDKIREMLNILTKRSCPPQTFVKILSETGNEFLEKLFQEHLNMKIERKVVEEKPKPPARDKRRVFIMKGMDADDKLHECFSRKNPDWEVSNHLGSINKLKEVIGSVPENKFSYFDIIVSCDEDRNHITNESLKTILARIEKELLPEFPPSIITFLIIVDGYDDKDYVFHSDTKPVSFRDAKIRKPVLRILTRKFLHGFLEAFLKGEETFNIFIAKKFDLENNLMKNNPSEGKTDKRKIFIMQGLEQNEILRECFSGSNPDWEVSTLCGSITKLIKEIASIPENKFSYFDIIVLCDEEGNHITNESLKTILPCIENELLPKFPPSIITLLIIVNNKETESKPVQESQSENMDDLRDSRPVQESQSENMNDLPESQSVTGVLKADSCEKFFNAFTESKEMFNVFIRKADTRKQLGLQVY
- the LOC118768008 gene encoding uncharacterized protein LOC118768008 isoform X2, with translation MNVYEKFRPQIIRNLTQIDDVLDYLQSGEHITESNYESIRSEKKESDKIREMLNILTKRSCPPQTFVKILSETGNEFLEKLFQEHLNMKIERKVVEEKPKPPARDKRRVFIMKGMDADDKLHECFSRKNPDWEVSNHLGSINKLKEVIGSVPENKFSYFDIIVSCDEDRNHITNESLKTILARIEKELLPEFPPSIITFLIIVDGYDDKDYVFHSDTKPVSFRDAKIRKPVLRILTRKFLHGFLEAFLKGEETFNIFIAKKFDLENNLMKNNPSEGKTDKRKIFIMQGLEQNEILRECFSGSNPDWEVSTLCGSITKLIKEIASIPENKFSYFDIIVLCDEEGNHITNESLKTILPCIENELLPKFPPSIITLLIIVNNKETESKPVQESPSVNTDDLRDSRPVQESQSENMNDLPESQSVTGVLKADSCEKFFNAFTESKEMFNVFIRKADTRKQLGLQVY